One Verrucomicrobiia bacterium DNA window includes the following coding sequences:
- the larE gene encoding ATP-dependent sacrificial sulfur transferase LarE, whose amino-acid sequence MSVEKLEQLRTLLRGYGSCLVAYSGGVDSVFLARVAWDVLGERALAAIADSPSLPRRELEDALNIARAHGFPVRVVRTREFDNPAYLANPNNRCYFCKHELFTELAPLARAEGFAVIAYGENASDVGDFRPGAQAAAEFQVRAPLKEAGLTKADIRALSAELGLPTADKPQMACLSSRIPYGEPVTPEKLRMIEAAENVLRDLKFYDVRVRHHELKLGHLARIEVGAGELERFLLNGVAAQVTQALKQAGYAHVTLDLQGYRRGSANEQLLGQRLPTIRAATA is encoded by the coding sequence GTGTCTGTTGAAAAGTTAGAGCAGTTGCGCACTTTGCTGCGCGGTTATGGTTCGTGCCTCGTCGCCTATTCGGGCGGCGTGGATTCCGTTTTTCTGGCGCGGGTGGCGTGGGACGTTCTGGGCGAACGCGCGCTGGCGGCCATCGCCGATTCGCCGAGTCTGCCGCGCCGTGAACTGGAGGACGCGTTGAACATCGCGCGCGCGCACGGCTTTCCTGTGCGGGTCGTCCGGACCCGCGAATTCGACAATCCCGCCTACCTCGCCAATCCCAACAACCGTTGTTACTTCTGCAAGCACGAGTTGTTCACCGAGCTGGCACCGCTGGCGCGGGCGGAGGGCTTTGCCGTGATTGCCTACGGCGAAAACGCCAGCGACGTGGGGGACTTCCGTCCTGGCGCGCAGGCCGCGGCGGAATTTCAAGTGCGCGCGCCGTTGAAGGAAGCAGGCCTGACCAAGGCCGACATTCGCGCGCTGTCGGCTGAGCTCGGGCTGCCGACGGCCGACAAACCCCAGATGGCGTGCTTGAGTTCGCGCATTCCCTACGGTGAACCGGTTACCCCCGAAAAGCTCCGCATGATCGAGGCTGCCGAGAACGTGTTGCGCGACTTGAAATTCTACGACGTGCGCGTGCGGCACCACGAATTGAAGCTGGGACACCTGGCGCGGATCGAGGTGGGAGCGGGCGAATTGGAGCGTTTTTTGCTGAATGGCGTTGCGGCGCAGGTGACGCAGGCGCTGAAGCAGGCCGGTTATGCCCACGTCACGCTGGATTTGCAGGGCTATCGGCGGGGCAGCGCCAACGAGCAGTTGCTGGGACAGCGGCTGCCCACGATCCGGGCAGCCACGGCTTGA
- a CDS encoding prepilin-type N-terminal cleavage/methylation domain-containing protein, with protein MTLHVQPPGLSRAGRLSGHGFSLLEVMIAVGIFFMVSFSILAVVSSGLRTARALQVTRPNAGMLAAQLSLTNRLEEGTESGDFGNLYRDYSWTRDTYEAGTNGLWEVDFQVFRRGNRGAPDSRMSLLIYSPNSQTRRLGVQQ; from the coding sequence ATGACGCTGCACGTTCAACCACCGGGATTGTCGCGGGCGGGGCGGCTGTCCGGGCACGGCTTCAGCCTGCTCGAGGTGATGATTGCCGTCGGCATTTTCTTCATGGTTTCGTTTTCGATTCTGGCGGTGGTGTCCTCCGGCCTGCGCACTGCGCGGGCCCTGCAGGTGACCCGGCCCAACGCCGGGATGCTTGCGGCGCAACTGTCGCTCACCAACCGGCTGGAGGAGGGCACGGAGTCGGGCGATTTCGGCAATCTTTACCGCGACTACTCGTGGACGCGCGACACCTACGAAGCGGGCACGAACGGCCTGTGGGAGGTGGACTTTCAGGTCTTTCGCCGCGGCAATCGCGGCGCGCCGGATTCCCGGATGAGCCTGCTGATTTACAGTCCCAATTCGCAGACCCGACGGCTGGGGGTGCAGCAATGA
- a CDS encoding carboxypeptidase M32, whose amino-acid sequence MSETPPAYRKLLKRARAIALLTSTNDVLSWDEETCLPPKALAHRAEQMAWLGGHAHRLFTARNVGDWITACEQHGFPADSAEAANVREWRRAYDRKTKIPARLVEKFQRVRSHAREAWGEARQQSKFKLFKPHLQKLLDLHLQFADLWGYTGSPYNAHLDEYEPGARAEELRELFAGLRPEIVALLGPAVERSAATPRSMLHGHYPIAAQQAFNQEVAAAMGFDFAAGRIDTTTHPFCTGLGPNDCRLTTRYSETDFTQSLYGIMHEAGHGLYDQGLPKEHFGTPLGSAASLGIHESQSRLWENHVGRSAAFWQHWHPAACRHFPSLQRLSPEQITAAVNHVEPSFIRVEADQVTYDLHIILRFEIELQLIERRLAVADVPAYWNEQFEKMFGLKVTRDADGCLQDIHWSIGTLGYFPTYTLGNLNAAQLMRQARGEHPTLDADLARGDYRPLLDWLRNKVHRHGQRHRPQELMTLATGEPTHRAAHLASLREKFAA is encoded by the coding sequence ATGAGTGAAACGCCGCCCGCCTACCGCAAACTGCTCAAGCGCGCCCGCGCCATCGCCCTGCTGACCAGCACCAACGACGTGTTGTCCTGGGACGAGGAAACCTGTCTGCCGCCCAAGGCGCTGGCGCACCGGGCCGAGCAAATGGCCTGGCTCGGCGGCCACGCGCACCGCCTCTTCACGGCCCGCAACGTGGGCGATTGGATCACCGCCTGCGAGCAGCACGGTTTCCCGGCGGACTCGGCTGAAGCCGCCAACGTGCGCGAATGGCGGCGGGCCTACGATCGGAAGACGAAAATTCCCGCCCGGCTCGTGGAAAAATTTCAACGCGTCCGTTCGCATGCGCGGGAAGCCTGGGGCGAGGCGCGCCAGCAATCGAAGTTCAAGCTCTTCAAGCCGCATCTCCAGAAGCTCCTCGATCTGCATTTGCAGTTCGCCGATTTGTGGGGCTACACCGGCTCGCCTTACAACGCGCACCTCGACGAATACGAACCCGGTGCCCGCGCGGAGGAGCTGCGGGAACTGTTTGCCGGCCTGCGCCCCGAAATCGTCGCCCTGCTCGGTCCGGCCGTGGAACGCTCGGCCGCCACGCCCCGTTCGATGTTGCACGGGCACTATCCCATCGCCGCGCAACAGGCCTTCAACCAGGAAGTGGCCGCCGCCATGGGCTTTGACTTCGCGGCCGGCCGGATTGACACCACCACGCATCCCTTTTGCACCGGCCTCGGTCCGAACGACTGCCGGCTCACCACCCGTTATAGCGAAACCGATTTCACCCAGTCGCTCTACGGCATCATGCACGAAGCCGGGCACGGGCTTTACGATCAAGGTCTGCCGAAGGAACACTTCGGCACGCCGCTCGGCAGCGCGGCTTCGCTTGGCATTCATGAATCGCAGTCGCGGCTCTGGGAAAACCACGTCGGCCGCAGCGCCGCGTTCTGGCAGCACTGGCATCCGGCCGCGTGCCGGCACTTCCCAAGCTTGCAGCGGCTGTCGCCGGAGCAAATCACTGCGGCGGTGAATCACGTCGAACCCTCGTTCATCCGCGTGGAAGCGGACCAGGTCACCTACGATCTGCACATCATCCTGCGCTTCGAAATCGAGTTGCAGCTCATCGAACGCCGGCTCGCCGTCGCTGACGTGCCGGCCTACTGGAACGAACAGTTTGAGAAAATGTTCGGTCTGAAAGTCACCCGCGACGCAGATGGCTGCCTGCAGGACATTCATTGGAGCATCGGCACGCTCGGGTATTTCCCCACTTACACGCTCGGCAACTTGAACGCCGCCCAGCTCATGCGCCAGGCCCGCGGAGAGCACCCCACCCTCGATGCGGACCTCGCCCGCGGCGACTATCGCCCGCTGTTGGATTGGCTGCGGAACAAGGTTCACCGCCACGGCCAGCGGCATCGCCCGCAGGAGCTGATGACCCTGGCCACCGGCGAGCCGACCCACCGCGCCGCGCACCTGGCCAGCTTGCGCGAAAAGTTCGCCGCATGA
- a CDS encoding type II secretion system F family protein: MPQFSYKARRRTGELVEGVLEVTDRPAALLQIERLGLFPVKVDAAKGAAVVERRGGEARSFKAMLPPTLRAAFNRQRRPKLQELATFTTQLANLLKSGMPLTLALNSMTHLETKGIPADVSRELRQEVMEGRGLSDAMAKQPVIFSDLYINMVRAGESSGSLEQVLRRMASHFQQFAEVQSKFTSALIYPAIVCCVGVAIVAFFVFFMLPRFMGMFTGFNMVLPLPTRMLMKFSTLVTSGLFWAVFIPTVLALIVLFFRFKATEEGKLKMDQWKMRAPIVGKVVCLNLFGQFARTLSTLLQNGVPVLTALKITEQVIPNRLLKEAIAKTRQQVTDGKTLAQPLAQSRIFPQLMVDLVRIGEETGDVPGALASLADTYEGELQIGLRAMTNLIEPLLIIIMSLGVGFLLISILMPMFNLISAIGSGGAGGGAGP, encoded by the coding sequence ATGCCGCAGTTCAGTTACAAGGCGCGCAGGCGCACCGGTGAATTGGTGGAAGGCGTGTTGGAAGTGACCGACCGCCCGGCGGCTTTGCTCCAGATCGAGCGTCTGGGGTTGTTCCCGGTGAAGGTGGATGCCGCCAAGGGCGCGGCTGTGGTGGAACGCCGCGGCGGCGAGGCGCGGTCCTTCAAGGCGATGCTGCCGCCGACGTTGCGCGCGGCGTTCAACCGGCAGCGCAGGCCCAAGCTGCAGGAGCTGGCCACCTTCACCACGCAGCTCGCCAACCTGCTCAAGTCCGGCATGCCGTTGACGCTCGCCCTGAACAGCATGACGCATCTGGAGACAAAGGGCATTCCCGCCGACGTCAGCCGCGAGCTGCGCCAGGAGGTCATGGAAGGCCGCGGGCTGTCGGACGCGATGGCCAAGCAGCCGGTGATTTTTTCGGATCTCTACATCAACATGGTCCGCGCGGGCGAATCGAGCGGCTCGCTCGAACAGGTGCTCCGGCGCATGGCGTCGCACTTCCAGCAGTTCGCGGAGGTGCAGTCCAAGTTCACCTCGGCGTTGATTTATCCGGCAATCGTCTGCTGCGTCGGCGTGGCGATTGTGGCGTTCTTCGTTTTCTTCATGCTGCCGCGGTTCATGGGCATGTTCACCGGGTTCAACATGGTGCTGCCGCTGCCCACGCGCATGCTGATGAAATTCAGCACGCTCGTGACCAGCGGCCTGTTCTGGGCCGTGTTCATTCCGACCGTGCTGGCGCTCATCGTGCTGTTCTTCCGGTTCAAGGCCACCGAGGAGGGCAAGTTGAAGATGGACCAGTGGAAGATGCGGGCGCCGATCGTGGGCAAGGTTGTTTGCCTGAATTTGTTCGGCCAGTTCGCGCGCACGCTGTCCACCTTGCTGCAAAACGGCGTGCCGGTTTTGACGGCCTTGAAAATCACCGAGCAGGTGATCCCCAACCGCCTGCTGAAGGAGGCGATTGCCAAAACGCGGCAGCAGGTGACCGACGGCAAAACGCTGGCCCAGCCGCTGGCCCAGAGCCGCATCTTTCCGCAGCTCATGGTGGATCTGGTGCGCATTGGCGAGGAAACGGGCGATGTGCCGGGCGCCCTGGCCAGTTTGGCGGACACCTACGAAGGCGAACTGCAAATCGGCCTGCGCGCCATGACCAATCTCATCGAGCCGCTGTTGATCATCATCATGTCGCTGGGCGTCGGCTTCCTGCTGATCAGCATTCTCATGCCGATGTTCAACCTGATTTCCGCGATCGGCAGTGGCGGCGCCGGCGGAGGCGCGGGGCCATGA
- a CDS encoding DUF3568 family protein, which translates to MKILVGLFAATLLVTGCVSTVSGRKTAAVPFVKDRIEGRYQRPVAEVFNAAKDVVRVNGTLINEVTQHNETNAPVFAVEGRVQGRKVFISVTELDPKVTQVITQVRTSAGGTDIDLAAELDKQIALKLVR; encoded by the coding sequence ATGAAGATTTTAGTCGGTCTGTTTGCCGCCACCCTGCTCGTCACCGGTTGCGTCAGCACCGTGAGCGGACGCAAGACGGCCGCCGTGCCTTTTGTGAAGGACCGCATTGAAGGTCGTTACCAACGGCCCGTCGCCGAGGTGTTCAACGCGGCCAAGGACGTGGTGCGCGTGAACGGCACGCTCATCAATGAAGTCACCCAGCACAACGAGACGAATGCGCCGGTGTTCGCCGTCGAAGGTCGCGTGCAGGGCCGCAAGGTGTTCATTTCCGTGACCGAACTGGATCCCAAGGTCACCCAGGTCATCACCCAGGTCCGGACGAGCGCCGGCGGCACGGACATTGACCTGGCGGCGGAACTGGACAAGCAGATCGCGCTGAAGCTAGTGCGGTAA
- a CDS encoding GntR family transcriptional regulator, which yields MVFQINFKSGKPVYLQVVDQVKAAAASGALQAGEALPSIRPLAEELRVNRNTIARAYAELESLGVIETLPGKGCFLRENHSPLRKDVRRKLLTQEIDQAVVQAHHLQVPRSEFLELVNERFDRLEEKRRAHGESETH from the coding sequence ATGGTGTTTCAAATCAATTTCAAGTCGGGCAAGCCGGTCTATCTGCAGGTGGTGGACCAGGTGAAGGCGGCGGCGGCTTCGGGCGCGTTGCAGGCCGGCGAGGCGCTGCCGTCCATCCGGCCGCTGGCCGAGGAACTGCGTGTGAACCGCAACACCATTGCGCGGGCGTATGCGGAACTGGAGAGCCTGGGGGTGATTGAGACGCTGCCAGGCAAGGGCTGTTTTCTGCGGGAAAACCATTCGCCGTTGCGGAAGGACGTGCGGCGCAAACTGCTCACGCAGGAAATCGACCAGGCCGTGGTGCAGGCCCATCACCTGCAGGTGCCGCGGTCCGAATTTCTTGAACTGGTGAACGAGCGGTTTGATCGGCTTGAGGAAAAGCGCCGGGCGCACGGGGAATCCGAAACTCATTAA
- a CDS encoding ABC transporter ATP-binding protein: MNASQPAIQIDHLGYAYGRAEAVHDFNLTVRPGRCYGLFGRNGAGKTTTMKCLLNLLRPQRGSVRVFGRDPARQEVEVKRRLAYVPDQVAFYPWMTIRETLDYLASFRDNWNRKTEEELLERFRLDPAQRTGGLSKGQRTQVALIAAICPETDLLVLDEPTSGLDPIVRREFIETVIGAYQEGNPGTRTILVSTHLIAEFEGLIDEFTIMDHGRAVLTLEADQARSRYQKIRARFAGTPPKLDLQAALQVRCHGRELELIANGGGPELLERLRREQPEMLTTEALTLEEVFVATLKK; this comes from the coding sequence ATGAATGCTTCACAACCAGCGATTCAGATTGACCATCTCGGCTACGCCTACGGCCGGGCCGAAGCGGTGCATGATTTCAACCTGACGGTGCGGCCCGGGCGGTGTTATGGCCTGTTTGGCCGCAATGGTGCCGGCAAGACCACCACGATGAAATGTCTGCTCAATCTCCTGCGGCCACAGCGGGGCAGCGTGCGGGTGTTTGGCCGGGATCCGGCGCGGCAGGAAGTTGAAGTCAAGCGACGGCTCGCCTACGTGCCGGATCAGGTGGCATTTTATCCGTGGATGACCATACGCGAGACGCTGGATTACCTTGCGTCCTTCCGCGACAACTGGAACCGGAAGACCGAAGAGGAATTGTTGGAGCGATTCCGGCTGGATCCGGCCCAGCGCACGGGCGGTTTGTCCAAGGGCCAGCGCACGCAGGTGGCGCTGATCGCGGCCATCTGCCCGGAAACCGATTTGCTTGTGCTCGACGAGCCAACGTCGGGTCTCGATCCGATTGTGCGGCGCGAGTTCATCGAGACCGTGATCGGCGCCTATCAGGAGGGCAATCCGGGGACCCGCACCATTTTGGTTTCCACCCATCTCATCGCCGAGTTCGAGGGGCTGATCGACGAATTTACCATCATGGACCACGGGCGGGCGGTGCTGACGTTGGAGGCGGACCAGGCCCGGTCGCGTTATCAAAAAATCCGCGCGCGTTTTGCCGGGACGCCACCGAAGCTGGACTTGCAAGCCGCATTGCAGGTGCGCTGCCACGGGCGGGAGTTGGAGTTGATCGCCAATGGTGGCGGGCCGGAACTGCTGGAGCGGTTGCGCCGGGAGCAGCCCGAGATGTTGACGACGGAAGCCCTGACGCTTGAGGAAGTGTTTGTGGCAACTCTCAAAAAATAG
- a CDS encoding prepilin-type N-terminal cleavage/methylation domain-containing protein, which translates to MKTFPGRGRGVVLRRAFTLIEIMLVVAILALVVGIGIPSFYRSFSREPMRAAIRGLIDVFSTARAQAILQSKTVNVTFQPLQGTFSVEGAGSPAQPGSATAGRIDDSIGIEMLDVNLSEYRQQDVARVRFFANGTSDECTIVLHSSRNDWRKISLDPITGLATVGDVQ; encoded by the coding sequence ATGAAGACGTTTCCCGGGCGCGGGCGTGGGGTAGTTCTCCGGCGGGCCTTTACGCTGATTGAAATCATGCTGGTGGTGGCAATCCTTGCATTGGTGGTCGGCATCGGCATCCCCAGCTTCTACCGTTCTTTCTCGCGCGAGCCGATGCGGGCCGCCATTCGTGGATTGATCGATGTGTTCAGCACGGCGCGGGCCCAGGCCATTTTGCAAAGCAAGACGGTGAACGTGACGTTCCAGCCGTTGCAGGGCACGTTTTCGGTGGAAGGCGCCGGCAGTCCGGCCCAGCCCGGCTCGGCGACGGCGGGGCGCATTGACGACTCCATCGGCATTGAAATGCTGGATGTCAACCTGAGTGAATACCGGCAACAGGACGTGGCCCGGGTGCGCTTCTTTGCCAACGGGACCAGTGACGAATGCACGATTGTGCTGCACTCGTCCCGCAACGACTGGCGGAAAATTTCCCTCGATCCCATCACCGGCCTGGCCACCGTGGGGGATGTGCAATGA
- a CDS encoding type II secretion system protein GspJ gives MRFRRSQRRAFTLVEIMLAIVILSGVIAAIYATWTAIMRATEVGRKAAAQVQRTRVALRCLEESLTYTEMYVANARYYGFVAENGSDASLSFVSRLPSDFPRSGRFGDYPVRRLAYTIESDPGGDRVLALRQAPLLMDFDQDEQEHPLILMRNIKRMEMEFWDVQKDDWTDEWTQTNQMPKLIRVTLTTENPNQPFDRGQEYTRIVAPAAVAVQPGWQARAPGQVPGGPPPGNNVPPGGAPNLQVPR, from the coding sequence ATGAGATTCCGCCGGTCGCAGCGCCGGGCGTTCACGCTCGTGGAGATCATGCTCGCGATTGTCATCCTGAGCGGCGTCATTGCGGCCATCTACGCAACGTGGACCGCCATCATGCGCGCGACCGAAGTGGGGCGCAAGGCGGCGGCGCAGGTGCAGCGCACGCGCGTGGCGCTGCGCTGCCTGGAGGAATCGCTCACCTACACGGAAATGTATGTCGCCAATGCCCGCTATTACGGGTTTGTGGCGGAAAACGGCTCGGATGCCTCGCTCTCGTTCGTTTCGCGGCTGCCCAGCGATTTTCCCCGCAGCGGGCGGTTTGGGGATTATCCCGTGCGCCGGCTGGCTTATACGATTGAGTCTGACCCGGGCGGCGACCGCGTGCTGGCCCTGCGTCAGGCGCCCTTGCTGATGGATTTCGACCAGGATGAGCAGGAGCACCCGCTGATTCTGATGCGTAACATCAAGCGCATGGAAATGGAATTTTGGGACGTGCAGAAGGACGACTGGACCGATGAATGGACGCAGACCAATCAGATGCCCAAGCTCATCCGCGTGACCCTTACCACGGAGAATCCGAACCAGCCCTTTGACCGCGGCCAGGAATACACGCGCATCGTCGCGCCGGCAGCGGTGGCCGTGCAACCCGGCTGGCAGGCGCGTGCGCCGGGCCAGGTGCCGGGCGGTCCGCCGCCGGGCAACAATGTGCCGCCGGGCGGGGCCCCCAACCTGCAAGTGCCCCGATGA
- a CDS encoding ABC transporter permease, which produces MRMLAGPWCVVAAAGVLPLFRDLLGWPRDLLGIIGTLGWFAGVPFLAALSLGGEFQQRTLSLLLGQPVGRLRLWIEKQVVLLVGLAILVPVFWFGWYDRNDLNADALGIVGAWLLVTVASATFWTLLARSTMGGLALGQAVQFILGALIINTGIRVFGPEPSARALHFAELLGILICLGYSGLMLWLGWHQLIHFQATGAAAGEDLLMAGPRLLPRSWAELLRCRATGASLNLLRKELRLLRPLWLITFIFVVCWVCVVGTLALLPKTSEWRLKLQLLPMLMLAFYIPLTAVLAGCLSLGEERSSGTHAWHLTLPVSARQQWLTKLLVALVGGVLCAVVLPAVLLLASQSLTGLPLGPDFKWGIQPINWPVTFATIFLTCMVSLPSFWCACTVKGTVRAALWVIPVMAGLVAVGGLGGWAASKCNATLGALATHWIAALELNPRTLQELTWQWARDLMPFWLATPALVVALLQSRGLFRAEPGEGIRFVLRRWLPLALATFLSGFFVWGSLFATSYQYRSFLMEETYAALARMPLAEKAEKARRLTVADLDAAAPLSPATRHWLSHAYLTVSQSRDAKGRPRPGQFMAQIHFANESIYAFGVRSRLDNEAP; this is translated from the coding sequence GTGCGGATGCTGGCCGGGCCGTGGTGTGTCGTGGCGGCGGCCGGCGTGCTGCCGCTCTTTCGCGACCTGCTTGGCTGGCCGCGCGATTTGCTGGGCATCATCGGCACCCTGGGCTGGTTTGCGGGCGTTCCTTTTCTCGCGGCGCTTTCGCTGGGAGGAGAATTTCAACAGCGCACCTTGTCGTTGCTCCTGGGACAGCCTGTTGGTCGGCTGCGTCTCTGGATTGAAAAACAAGTCGTGCTGCTGGTGGGTTTGGCCATCCTCGTTCCGGTTTTTTGGTTTGGCTGGTATGACCGGAATGATCTCAACGCCGATGCGCTTGGCATTGTGGGCGCCTGGCTCCTTGTGACCGTGGCCTCGGCCACATTTTGGACCTTGTTGGCGCGTTCCACCATGGGCGGTCTGGCTTTGGGGCAGGCCGTTCAGTTCATCTTGGGGGCATTAATCATTAACACAGGAATTAGAGTGTTCGGGCCGGAACCATCCGCCCGCGCTTTGCACTTTGCCGAACTGCTGGGCATCCTGATTTGTCTCGGTTACTCAGGGCTGATGCTGTGGCTGGGCTGGCACCAGTTGATTCATTTTCAGGCAACGGGTGCGGCGGCCGGAGAGGACTTGTTGATGGCGGGTCCGCGCCTGTTGCCACGCTCCTGGGCCGAACTCCTGCGCTGTCGTGCAACCGGGGCCAGCTTGAATCTGCTGCGAAAAGAACTCCGGCTGCTCCGGCCGCTGTGGCTGATCACTTTCATTTTCGTAGTCTGCTGGGTGTGTGTGGTTGGAACGCTGGCGCTGTTACCCAAAACCAGTGAGTGGAGGCTTAAGCTGCAACTCCTCCCCATGTTGATGCTGGCTTTCTACATTCCGCTGACGGCCGTGCTGGCCGGCTGCCTTTCGTTGGGAGAGGAACGTAGTTCGGGCACCCATGCGTGGCACCTGACTCTGCCGGTATCCGCTCGCCAACAATGGCTGACCAAGCTTTTGGTGGCGTTGGTGGGGGGCGTCCTTTGCGCTGTGGTTTTGCCGGCGGTTCTGTTGTTGGCGAGCCAATCATTGACGGGTTTGCCTTTGGGACCCGATTTCAAGTGGGGTATCCAGCCCATAAACTGGCCCGTTACTTTTGCCACCATTTTTCTGACCTGCATGGTCAGCTTACCGTCCTTCTGGTGTGCCTGCACGGTTAAGGGAACAGTGCGGGCTGCCTTGTGGGTGATTCCAGTGATGGCGGGGTTGGTGGCGGTCGGCGGTTTGGGTGGTTGGGCCGCGAGCAAGTGCAATGCGACTCTAGGTGCCCTGGCAACGCACTGGATTGCGGCGCTGGAACTAAACCCCCGAACACTACAAGAGCTAACATGGCAATGGGCCCGGGATCTGATGCCTTTCTGGTTGGCTACACCAGCCTTGGTGGTGGCCCTCCTGCAAAGTCGCGGTTTGTTCCGTGCTGAACCCGGCGAGGGCATTCGGTTTGTTCTACGTCGCTGGCTGCCGCTGGCGTTGGCGACTTTTCTCAGTGGCTTTTTTGTCTGGGGCAGCCTTTTCGCGACGTCGTATCAGTATCGTTCTTTCTTGATGGAGGAAACGTATGCGGCCTTGGCGCGAATGCCTTTGGCGGAGAAGGCCGAAAAAGCCCGGCGCTTGACTGTCGCTGATTTGGATGCTGCGGCACCCCTCTCGCCGGCAACGCGGCACTGGTTAAGCCACGCGTATTTGACCGTCAGCCAGAGCCGGGACGCGAAAGGCCGGCCCCGTCCCGGTCAATTCATGGCCCAGATCCATTTTGCCAACGAGTCAATCTATGCTTTCGGCGTCCGGAGCCGTCTCGACAACGAGGCGCCGTAG